The following is a genomic window from Prevotella sp. E13-17.
TGCCATTGTTAGTAGTCAGAAACATATAATGATTGTTATCCCATCCAAAATCAAATACACGCTGCCAGTTACTATTACTACGCATATTAATCCACATGGCGATGGTCATCTCCTCACTATTTGCAATATTATAAGGCAACTGCAAGTATGCATTATTGCTCAGCGAGAGATACTTTTCGTATGTTGAATTATCCACCATGAAGGCTGGTGTACCACCATGAACAGCATCCATCATATTGGAAGTCTCATCATAAAGATTCGTTTCAAAGTGCCAACGGGCAATCATTGCCTTCTCACCAGATGCAGCCGCCTCAATCTCATCCGAAGCATCAGAAAGGTTCTCAGACAGATCAATGGCCTTTACCTTATATATATAAGTAACAGAAGGCAAACATGTATTATCTACAAAATAAGCATCTTTGATCTTACGCGCAATGGTGTTCCATTCGTTACTACCCTTTTCCGTGCGAAGAACCATATAGCCTCCAAGGTCACGCTCACTGTTAGCATCCCACGACAATCGAACAGAAGCAGAGTTTGCATCGGCTACAAGGCCAGATGGTTTTTCTGGCGCTTTACGGTCAAAAGTTGCTGTAACTGGAATAAATCGCCACAACTGTCTTTTGCTGTTATCTCCACTCATTAATACATTGGTCTGCACATTCACATTATTAAGGGCTGAAGAGGGTTGAGCCGTGAGATAGAGTGAAGTTTCGCGATTACGGATATAATATGTACCATTACCTGCATATTGCAGATACCATTGTTCATTAGAATGTGCTACTTTATTTACACTATATGCAATAACATTAGCGCCGTCAAACGTTGAGAAGTCCTGAACATTCAAATGGGTCATCACATTATTAGAAACCGTAATATCATAAAAACTAAAATCGCCAGAGGTTGTTGGAGAAACAGCAGGAGTCACATTCCACTTCTGCAATGCAAGTTTCTCGTATTTCTGAACTACGATATTACTTCCCATCGCAGCCAAAGCAAGTCCTGTGCCTTCGTTTACTATTTGATACTGACCATCTATAGCAGCGGGTTGAACATCTTCACCCCATGTGATATCTATCACGCGCTCGGCATTGACTTGTCCCTGCTGATAGCCTGTACCGCCAGGTATTTCCATTCGGAAAGTACGAAGCGGACCTTGACCATCGAAATAAAGATCACGCTGCGGCGAAACGAACTGATAGGAAGTAGTAGCCGCCTGACGCTCTGAAGAACCGATAAAGGCCTTCACACGCCCATCATCATGTCTATAGACAGAAGCAGCCGTCCAGTTGTTCTGATGTTCTGCATAAGCCAGACGTTGTCCATGACGAGAGATGTCGCAGAACTCACCACGAGCACGACTATCGAAACCCCACCAAATGCCATAGGTCATACCATGTTCCAGACCAACCATCGCCTCAACCACATTATGCATTTCGTCATTGTAACCCACTTTACCGTCATTCATCAAGCGGTCGTAGAACTTAATATAGTTATTCATAGACCCCGCTAACTGGTGGGTGTTACCCCAGTCATAAACATTAGAACCGGCATTATACCAATTGATGGCATTGTCATTATTCAACGTGTTGCCACCACATATTTTAATGCCTTGCAGACTCTCGTAGCTTTTCAACTTTTGTGCCACATTGGCCTCGTCTGACTGATTGCCCTGAATCTCTCCGGTAAGGTTCTTTTCCCAAGCATTGTCAGGTTCGTTGAAAGGTGATATTCCTATGACGGGATGGGTTGAATTTTCCTTCATCCAAGCCACATGAGCCTCTATACATTTAGCCCAATGATCAATGTTTACTATCTTGTTTTTGCTCGTATAGTAGGTATTAACAAATGGCTCTGTACTATCCTTTGGCCGATAGCCATTGTCACAGTTCATCACCAAAGGCAGGTCTTTGCGTACTATATCAAACAGGATAGAACGTTCTCGCAAGCCATCAATCTGATCATTGGCCAATGACTCATCATTGATCAGCGGTGAGAAGACACGGAAAGAAGTACGACCGATTCCAACATTTTCAGCTCCCATATGTCGGAGTCCTTTACGCAGATTTTGTTCGTTGATCCATGCCAAATCAAGTCCCCATATTGGAGAGAAGCGTTTTCCTTCTGCCTTGACATCTATGGGCATGCTAATATCCGATTTCTTGAATGTCTTCAAGTTAATACTTGACGACGAACGCTCCTGCGCCATCGCCAAAGAAGACGTCAGAAGACAGGCTGTAAGTAAGTAGGTCTTGGTTTTCATTAGTCTATTTATTTTTTGATGATCTTAAATACACTTCCTTTCTCAACCTTCAGATAAATACCGCGAGTGATATTTGACGAGTTCACCTTACGTCCGTCGATGGTATATAATCCATCTTCCATCTGAGGAGAAGAAAGTGTCACATTGCTGATTGCAAGTGCATATTCTGCTTCCGTCAATCCTTCAATAGGCATGGTCTCTCCATCCCACGTATCTTTCTTGGGGATATAACTTGCCAAGTAATCGTCAAAAGGAAGAAGAACTGCTGTATAACTACTCATTCGGGGACGGTTATTCGCATCAACTTTCTTCCAGATGCCATTATCCAAATAATAATGCTGCTTAGGAACGCGTGCAGTAGTCCTAAAGTATCCCCACAGGTTTCCTTGCCCGAGTTGTGGTTCTTTTATCTTGGGCCCATACTCATACAAAGTCACATCAGCCGTTTCTGATTTGAAAATAAAAGGAAGACCTGCTGGTACTTCTGTAACCTCATACAGGCATAGATTTTTCAAATCGGACGTTACACCTCCAATCATATAAAACTTCACGTCACCATATGCTTTCACAGCATAAGGCAGACAAGTGACAGCCCACTGGTTTGGTTCTACTGTTGTGCGGTAGAGAGGATGGAACTTTAAGACGAAATCGGTGGCACACCACCAGCCCTCACGGTTATCCCCCACAGCCTTTGTATCTCCCAAAGCACGCCATGCTCCGTTGACGGCACCCTCTTTTGTTCCGACAAACCCAACGGTCAATGCAGAATCATCTGGAACATACAACGGTGCTGTCAACAAAGATTGCCAGCGGTCTTCATCACTGACGGTTGGCAGGTCAAAATAATCAGCAGTCAGGGCTGGTGTCGATACGGTCACTTTACCATCTGTTAGATAGCCATGCTGGTCACTCAGGCAGAAATGCTCTGTAGAGGCCTTACATTCCAAGGAATACAAACCGTGGTCAAGTTGTTCCACTGTCTGTTTGATAGCCATACTTTTAGCGGAGCCTTCTGACGCATCTATCCCAGACCACCATGCATTCCAGAATGTGATATCGTTCTTTTTATTGAGACGCTGGTCGCCAGCTGTGTACGTACCGCATTTCGTAGTCCATCCCGAAGACGTAGAAAAGTCTGAAGAAACAATTGCGTCAGCTATAGTAGTCTGTGGATAATAGTCGTCAACGGCCTCCACAAGTTGAGGGTAAGTATTCGCAATGGATTCGATAGATGTTGCACTATCAAACTGCAAAAGCAACTGCTTCAGGTCTTCACTACCAGGCAATTCCAATTCGGCATAACTGCGCCACAACTGCTTCTTCCTTGCATACTCATCCAAATATGAATACGCCTTAAAGGTCTGGTCCAACAACGTCTGAAGAGCAGCAAGTGCTTCAGCATCATTCCCCGTAACAGCTGTCGCCTTCTGTGCTAATTCGCCATTCAGGAACGGGTATTTTGTGTTATAAGTCTGGAAAAGCTGAATGGACTGGCGAACACAGGATATGCCATCTACTACTGCCTCTTCATAAGAATCAAACAAATTGCCCAGGTAAAGATTGCCAAACTGTGATTTTGCCCCCAACTGTCGGCATGAGAATATAGCTTTAGAATATGTACCAGAATTAAATGTTTTAGACTGCATAAGCCAAGTACCTGTCGTGTTATAGAGGTTACTAAGGTTTTTATCTCTGCTAATGCCATCATTAGAGCCATACACATAGTTCAACAGATTAACATTATTGCATACAGCTCCAGTAAAAAAATAGTCCGTATTTGGTTTAATATCCACAACCTGTCGAATAGACATTTCGCTTACATCATCACCATCGCCATAACACTGCAAATAAGGATATCCGTTAAAACCACCTTTTTCAATGACTTGAAAATAAGGAGCTGCGAGAGGTTCGCCTGCGCCGTTAGTCCATCCAGTAAGTCCCATCATGAAGTTGCCGTTTTTGAAAACGTTACCGCCCAGATACTTGGTGGCACCATTAATCTCAATAGCATCACCAGCCTGGACCTCTTTTGCAGCAGCTGTGATCTGATTGGTTCTGCGCTCGTCGCCATTTCCATCAACCACAAGCACACGATACTGATAGCCAATGCCTGAGTTTTTATCCTCATAAGTATAGTCGGCAGCACTTTCCTCCATGGGAATTTCTGCAAACGTCTCCCACTTGGCCGATGAATTCACACGACGCTCTACATAGATGCCGCCATTCATCTCACCATTATAATCGTGCCACTTCAGTGTAGCAACCTTTGTCTTGTTATCAAACTCAAGGGTGAAACCAGACGGAGTACGCTGCTTAACAACTTTTGGAGCATAGTCGTACTTACCGTTATAGCCTACGCCAGAGTTGATGGTGGCATAATACTGACCCGCAGCAGTCAAGGAGAAATTGTCTCTCATGATTTTGGATGGGTCACGCTCACTGTTCCAATAATAGTAACGTTCAATGTAATCCCAATTGTTCAGGTTGCCACAAATACGCTTGATAGCCTCTGCATTCTGAGCCTCCGTCACTCCACTGGCAAAGGCGCCATTATTATTCCACGATGCGCCCCAAACCCATTCTGAAATCCAGATTGGTCGATGATAGCGATCAACCCATTGTGTCTTAAAGCTCCATTCATTGAAACTAGACTCTGGCCAGTAGCAATGCAAGTCAATAATGTCGCAGCGCCAGCCACGGGCATCTATACTATCCATGAACTCGCGCAAATGATTTAGACTGCCATCATGAGACGATGGAGAACATAGGCGCATACCAGTACGCATCAGGTTTTCCCAGTTATTCAAAATTTGCTGAACCGTCTGAGGAGTATCGTCGGCACTATTACCAGGCTCGTTATTGGTTTTCATATGCGGTGAATACGATACCGATCCGCACGCTGCCGCAGAAGGCCAGTCTTCATAGATGTGGTGAGGCACACACTCGCAGTCAATGCCTCGATTCTCACCAAGACCAAACGAGTAGCAACTGGTGACATTCAACGCTTCAACAGAATTAGCACGTGTATCATTGGCCAGCCCTTGTTTACCCGTGTCATACCATTTAAAAATACGATATGAAGAAATACTGCGATCCAAGACTGCAGGCATATTAGCTATTTCTAAGTCTTTATCGGCAGCAATGAAACAACGACTATAACCCCGTCCGCCTTTTCCGTTGGCAAAGGTCACCATATATCCACGTTTCAACTTGAAAGAACGGATTCTGTTGTTCAGCTTTGCCTCGGTCAGAGTGTTCATGAAACCGCCAGCACTCTCCAAGCCAAAATCGCTGCATGACTCACCCAAGAAATCTGGTTCGGAATATACTGTCAGTGGTTTAAAGTTGCTAGCATAAGGTAAAATGATACAACCTCGATTATAGATCTTCACCTGACAGTTAGAATTATAAACAGCACGCTGTCCATTTATCTGCACATGATTACTCAGCAGTGTAAGAGCTGCAGAAGGCTTCACTGCATCTAATATGAGAACGGCATGCTCTGTATTGACTATATTCACTACACCATTATTTCCAAATGGGGTTGCCGATGACACGATATAATCAACATCATCCGTTAAAGATATCGAAGTTGTCACTTGCGAAACGCTAGTTTTTTTGTTTGCCGACCATACGGTCAAACTGGTAGTAAGGACGAAGGCAAATGCCAACAACACCCCACGAAACAGAACTTTCTTCATTGTATAAGAGAATTGATAGTTTTAGTTTTATTATTTCTAGTTGCAAAGATATAGGAATTATCGTAATTATCCAAATTAATTATTATTTTTTGGCAGAACTGCCACTAAATGCCATGATACCACCCCAAAAGCGGTCCCCCATGACTAAGACCTTCTATGATTTAGCATCTTCTGAGGCAAGGATTGGCAGCGAGATATGGTAGCGAACTGCCAGGAATCTAACCACGCAAGTCAGTACGAAACTTACGATAGCCGTTACGCCAACAGACAGGCCTGTCTCCAATCCAATCCAATAAACGATACCACCCAGCACACTAGCCATGGCATATATCTCCTTATGGAATATCACAGGCTCATTGTTCAGGAGTACATCGCGGATGACGCCACCAGCAGCACCCGTGATACATCCCATAATGACAGCCACCCAAAAAGGTTGTCCGAAAGCAAGACTCTTTTGAATTCCGGCAACCGTGAATAGCGCCAGTCCAAACGTATCAAAAACGAACCATGCATTTTTCAGCGGTTCCATCCATTTTCCCATAAAAACAACTGTCAACAAAGCGACGGCCGTGCAGATCATATAAATTGGGGTAGTCATCCAAAACGGTGTAGCACCAAGCAATACATCACGAATTGTTCCGCCACCTATAGCAACAGCAATACCACAAACGTATCCACCAAACCAATCAAAATGTTTTGCTGCCGCATGACGAATGCCTGAAATTGCAAAAGCAAAAGTACCAAGCATTTCAATGATGCTTATCAAGAATTCCTGATTCATCTAAACTAATCTTCAAAACGTTTTCCCCAATAATTTACCATTCTCTGATAGAGTTTCTCCTCTGCAGGATTATGTTGCCCATGCCAAAACCGCTGATTGACTAATTCGTCAGGCATATATTGCTGCTCTGTGAAGTGACCAGGATAATCATGAGGATATTTGTAGCCATCATGATAACCAAGCTCTTTCATTAATTTTGTTGGAGCATTCCTTAGAGGCAACGGGACTGACAGATTACCTGTCTCACGCACTAAAGACAAAGCCCTATCAATACCCAGATAGGCCGAGTTACTTTTTGGCGAAGTCGCCAAATAGACCGCACATTCAGCAAGAGCAATACGAGCTTCAGGCCAACCAATTTTCATCACTGCATCAAAAGCAGCATTGGCCAAAAGCAGAGCGTTTGGATTAGCCAGTCCAATATCCTCGGCAGCAGATATCACCAGTCTTCGAGCAATAAACTGAGGGTCTTCTCCACCCTCTATCATACGCGCCATCCAGTATAAGGCAGCATCAGGATCACTTCCCCTTATACTTTTAATAAAGGCTGAAATGATATCATAATGCATCTCACCGTCTTTATCATAAGCCAAAGGATTTTGTTGGAGACATGAAACCACGAAATCATCTGTGATAATAATCTCCGATGATGCTGAATGTGCAGTTGCCTTAGCACTCTCTACAACCAGTTCCAAAATGTTCAGCAGCTTACGAGCATCGCCTCCACTAAACCTCAAAAGTGCATCAGTCTCTTTCAGTTCTATTTTGAGTTCCTTGAGAATCACATCGGTCGTGATAGCGCGATTCAGCAGTTTCAGAAGGTCTTCCTTACCAAGCGACTTCAAAATGTATAGCTGACAACGCGACAACAAGGGCCTGATGACCTCAAAAGACGGGTTCTCTGTCGTGGCGCCTATCAGCGTGACAATGCCCCGTTCGACAGCACCCAACAGAGAATCTTGCTGAGATTTTGAAAAACGGTGTATCTCGTCAATAAATAAAATAGGTGAAGCCTCATTGAAGAAGCGACCTTTCTGAGCCTTTTCAATGACATCCCTAACGTCCTTTACGCCACTTGTCACTGCTGATAGGGTATAAAAAGGAGTATCCAACTTATTGGCAATGATATGAGCCAACGTTGTTTTGCCTACTCCCGGAGGCCCCCACACAATAAAAGAAGAGATGTGCCCCGAGTCAATCATTCTTCGAAGAACAGCCCCTTCGCCCACCAAGTGTTGCTGACCGATATAGTCATCCAACGTTCGCGGCCTTAGTCTTTCTGCTAATGGTTCTGCCATATTTTCGATGCAAAGATAGAAAATAATTGCGAATTATGAATTATGAATTAAGAATAATTTCGTATCTTTGCACCATAAACAAGCAAATGCACTAATTTTCTATGGAGCAACAGACTAATAAAAAAGCACTTACGCTCAAGACACTGACCAAAAGCAGTGTGTGGGACATACAGGAGAATGACATCTTCCGTTTGTGGGAAGGAGCTGAAAAAGACGCTGAAGTGAAAGACAACGCACGCCATTATGTTGACATTATCCGTTCTGCATTTATGATTGAAGAGATCAACAGCGATTCAGATCTTGTCAAGACTAAATTCGAAAAGCTGGGATATAAAGTCGGTCAAGTAAAACTGGACGATAATGCAAAGGTCACATGGGCTATCAAGAAGCGTCCTATCATGCGTGTAACTGATCTTACTTACGAGAATATCCGCCACATCTCAGCTACCAAACTTATCGAAGTGTTGGACCGCAACTTTGGTGGCGGTTGGGATTCTCTTTCACAAAGTATCAAAGACATCATTGAAAGCGGCTTTGACATCTCTACGACCACACTTCCTAAAGATCGTCTGCACAAAAAGGGTGGCATGTACGAAAAGAAGGTTGAAGACGGTTTTGAAGTCCTGGAAGTAGCCAAAGGCACATGGATAGAAGCCATTTTTGCCAAGGCTAAGCCAGAAAGCGAGAAGCCCCGCATGAAGTTTGCATCATCAAGTATGGATGATGAAGACGATGATGCTGATGTGGAAATCGAAGACAACTACAACAAGCCCGACGAAGACGACATTGAAATCTCTGATCCCGATGATGACGACATCACCGAAGAGAACTACTCTACCATGATGGATTTGGGTAGTGGCGATGCCGACGAGGAAGCAGAGAACATCTCCGAATACGGTGATGAGTAGTTTACACAGCAGGAAATATACTTTATTTCAACAAAAAAAGGAACCTATTCTCACGAACGGGTTCCTTCTTTTTAAAAACTTTGGAAAATGATAAATATAGATTAAAATTACTAGTTATCGATTGCAAAGTTACAAATATATTCTACAAAACCAAAACTTTTCACAACTTTTTTTGTTAATAACGGAAAATAGTTCTAAAAAGATTCCAATTCTGTATATATGCGCTGAACAGGCAAGCCCATAACGTTGAAATAGCTTCCACTCAAACCTGTGACTCCAATATAGCCAATCCACTCCTGTATTCCATAAGCACCAGCTTTGTCAAAGGGGCGATATTTCTCTACATAGTAATTGATTTCGTCATCTGACAGTTGCTTGAAAGTGACATCCGTCGTCACTGAAAAGCTGCGTTTCTTCTCATTTGTCATCAGGCAAACACCAGTTGTCACTTGATGAGAGCAGTTGCTCAGCTTATGCAGCATGCGACGAGCATCACAGGCGTCATGAGGTTTTCCCATAACCTCATCACCAGCTATAACCACCGTATCGGCCGTTATAATCAGATCATCAGGTGCCATGACCGCCTGATAAGCCTCTGCTTTCTTATTGGAGATATATTGAGCAATCTCGCCAACGGGCAGCGTTGGTGGGTAGGACTCATCAATATCTTTCAGCACTTTCACTTCGAAAGGAAGCCCTAAGCCCCCTAAAAGTTCTCGTCGGCGAGGCGAGTTGCTCGCCAACACGATATGATATTTCTGCAGATTCTCAAACATATTCTTTCTTTTTACCATCCAAAGGCTTTTTCATCCATCAGCCATTTGCCCTGGGCACGCAGGGTTTGTTCAACGACATCGCGACCACACCCGTAGCCACCTTTTCGGTCACTGACATAGATACAAGCCTCGCGCACCTCCTGACAAGCATCGTGCGGACATACGGGGCACCCCACTCTGCGCAACACTTCTAAATCGGGGATATCATCTCCCATAAACATCACTTCCTCATCTGTCAGTTGATACTTCTTCAGAAATGCATCATAGGTAGTGATCTTCACGGCACAGCCCATCATCACATCTTTCACTCCAAGTCCTTCATACCTCACTCGGATAGCGTCAACGTTGGCGCCTGTCATGATTGCGATGTGAAGTCCTAGTTTGACGGCCAACTGTATGGCATAGCCATCCTTGATGTTGACGGTTCGTTGTGGCAGACCATCGGGAGCTAACGTGATGGTTTCTGCCGAAAGTACGCCATCAATGTCGAAGATGATGGCTTTTATCTTTGTTAAATCGTAGTTGATCATTTCGCCAAGAGATGAATACTTTTACTCATTAATTCATATATTTCCTGCATATCGGGATTGTCTGCAAGCAATTCCTTTTGTGCCTCAATCACATTGACGTCATAACGCACAGCAGGCCCCGTCTGTGCCTCCACTGGGTCCATTGTGTTAGCCTTTTGTGCCGTTTCGTTGATAAGAGGCAACATCACTGAAAACGGCAACCCATGCTTTTTCAGTATCTCGGCCGACAACGCATAGCAATGATTGGCAAAATTGCAGGCGAAGACGGCGGCTAAATGTAGGTATCGGCGCTCCTCAGAAGACAGTTGATAGATGTGCTGACTGATGGACGAAGCCAGGGCTTCGGCAAGCAGAAGACTTCTATCATTGTTAGTTTCTATAAATATAGGAACACGCGAGAAATCCACCAGTCTTTCTTTTGAGAACGTCTGCATCGGATAGATAATACCATGACACGGGTGTTGCCCGAAGACTTCCATGGTTACGGAGCCAGCCGTGTGAAAGAAAGCCACTTCTTCACGTCCCTTTTGCAAGTCAGCAATCAACCGTCCAAGAACGGCATCCTTCACCGAAAAGATGAACGCATCGGCCCTTTGGGGCAATGATTGCAAATCGCAAGTGGCCACAGCTTCCACCTTCTCTGCCAACTGCTGGGCAGAGGTCATCGTCCGACTGTAAACCGTCAGTATGCGATGGCCCTTTTGAAACAAAGCTTGTGCCATGTTGGTGGCCAGCCTTCCTGCACCTATAAAGACGATGTCCATGACTTAATACTTATTCAGATGAACGCGTTCCCACTTCAACTTATCCTCGTTCTGCGGCTGACGCTCATCGGCTTTATGTCCCACAGCCAACACACAGAGCACAGAGAGGTTCTCAGGAATATCAAGAATGCCTCGGATAACGGTGTCGGCACTGGTTCCATCACTTAGTCCACGACCGCGCATCTGCACCCAGCACGATCCCAGTCCCAACTCCTCAGCCTGATACTGCATAGAGATGGCAGCTATAGAACCGTCCTCTATCCAGCAATCATTAGCCATGGGGTCGCCCAAAACAACGATAGCCAGAGGGGCATCCTTCAAGAACTGACCTCCCATTGCTTTGGCATCTGAAAGTTTCTCCAGGTCCAACTTGTCATCAACAACCACAAATTCCCAGGCACGCTGGCCTTTAGATGTGGGCGACATGAGTGCTGCTCTGAGGATGAGCTTTACATCTTCGGCATCAATTTCCTCACTTGTAAACTTGCGATGCGAACGACGCATCTGCGCCAAGGTCTTAAATTCTGTCATTTTAAATAGATTTACATTTTTCGGCAAAGTTACTAAATTATTACGAAACGAGAATGACGAATTAAGAATTATTTCGTATCTTTGCCCGCGATGAACGAATTAAACATCAGAATATATACCAGCGGTGACATGTTGCCCGATAGTTTGGAAGAGAAAAACATCTTCCACAGCAAGACATTTTTCACGCTTGCCGAATCAAGTCGTCGTCAACGTCCGTATATGGTCACCGTCGAAAGACAAGACGGCACCGTGGTGGCTCAGATGCTTGGTATCGTGCGCTTTCGCTGTTCTTGGTTTCCGCCCTATCTCTATCGGCACTGCCGCATACTGGGCGAAGGCGTTTATCACCCCGACTTTGCCGACCAAAGTACCACTTTGTTTGGGATGATGCTGAAGAAACTGACGAGCATGCTTGGCCGACGTATTCTGTATGTAGAGGTAAGCAATCTGCGCGAGAAAATGTTTGGTTACCGACAATTTCGCGAGGCAGGCTACTTTCCCGTCAGATGGATGAGCATTCACAACTCGCTACACTCACGCACACCAGAAGAGCGACTCAGCGAACGCATGAAGAAACGCATAGAGCAAATCTATAAACGCGGTGTGGAGACTGACGTCGTGAGGACCGAAGCCGACTTCAAGGCCTTTTCAAAGCTCTTACGGCGCCACCACTGGCTGAAGCCCAAGCGCTATATCCCCGAAGACTCGTTTTTTTGCAACCTCATCAACCACGAGGCTTGTCGTCTCTATATCACACGCTATCACCAGCACATCATCGGCTGTTCTGTCGTGTTTTTCAGTCAGCAGCAAGCCTACTTGTGGTTCTCGGCATTCCGTCGAAAGTCGTTTGCCTTTGTCCATCCCGACATCATCACTATCTGGCACGCTCTGAAAGATGCCCACCGAATGGGCTACGAGCACATGTTCTTTTTGGACGTAGGTCTGCCATTCAAGAAGAATCGCTACCGTGACTTCATCCTGCGTTTTGGTGGAAAGCCCACCTCAACCTATCGCTGGTTCCATGTTTCGACGGGTTGGATAAACCGCTTGTTATCAATCTTATACAAGGAATGACAACCATAGGGCTCAAGCGAAAAATCATAGGGTAATCCTTTATTTGCGCTTTTTGTTATTTCAGTAAAGGCTCAGCAGATTCTTTAGATTGAAATCAATAAAGTAGAGATCAGATAGAAAAAGAACAGGATGTCTCCCTCCCTCTGGAGGACCGGGGTGGAGTTCCCCCATTGGTTTTCAGGACCGAA
Proteins encoded in this region:
- a CDS encoding LamG-like jellyroll fold domain-containing protein, yielding MKTKTYLLTACLLTSSLAMAQERSSSSINLKTFKKSDISMPIDVKAEGKRFSPIWGLDLAWINEQNLRKGLRHMGAENVGIGRTSFRVFSPLINDESLANDQIDGLRERSILFDIVRKDLPLVMNCDNGYRPKDSTEPFVNTYYTSKNKIVNIDHWAKCIEAHVAWMKENSTHPVIGISPFNEPDNAWEKNLTGEIQGNQSDEANVAQKLKSYESLQGIKICGGNTLNNDNAINWYNAGSNVYDWGNTHQLAGSMNNYIKFYDRLMNDGKVGYNDEMHNVVEAMVGLEHGMTYGIWWGFDSRARGEFCDISRHGQRLAYAEHQNNWTAASVYRHDDGRVKAFIGSSERQAATTSYQFVSPQRDLYFDGQGPLRTFRMEIPGGTGYQQGQVNAERVIDITWGEDVQPAAIDGQYQIVNEGTGLALAAMGSNIVVQKYEKLALQKWNVTPAVSPTTSGDFSFYDITVSNNVMTHLNVQDFSTFDGANVIAYSVNKVAHSNEQWYLQYAGNGTYYIRNRETSLYLTAQPSSALNNVNVQTNVLMSGDNSKRQLWRFIPVTATFDRKAPEKPSGLVADANSASVRLSWDANSERDLGGYMVLRTEKGSNEWNTIARKIKDAYFVDNTCLPSVTYIYKVKAIDLSENLSDASDEIEAAASGEKAMIARWHFETNLYDETSNMMDAVHGGTPAFMVDNSTYEKYLSLSNNAYLQLPYNIANSEEMTIAMWINMRSNSNWQRVFDFGWDNNHYMFLTTNNGKGGMRFAIKNGEEEQTLDANQNLSILKWKYLTVTIGKGKTCIYIDGVEVGSSNSITIKPSDIHAVLNYVGRSQFYTDPYMPMFIRDMRIYNYAVDVEEVKSMMNDKSNSINDVKDVKQPLNIYGIDGTRRPQMRRGINIIDKKKVMKK
- a CDS encoding trimeric intracellular cation channel family protein — protein: MNQEFLISIIEMLGTFAFAISGIRHAAAKHFDWFGGYVCGIAVAIGGGTIRDVLLGATPFWMTTPIYMICTAVALLTVVFMGKWMEPLKNAWFVFDTFGLALFTVAGIQKSLAFGQPFWVAVIMGCITGAAGGVIRDVLLNNEPVIFHKEIYAMASVLGGIVYWIGLETGLSVGVTAIVSFVLTCVVRFLAVRYHISLPILASEDAKS
- a CDS encoding replication-associated recombination protein A, which translates into the protein MAEPLAERLRPRTLDDYIGQQHLVGEGAVLRRMIDSGHISSFIVWGPPGVGKTTLAHIIANKLDTPFYTLSAVTSGVKDVRDVIEKAQKGRFFNEASPILFIDEIHRFSKSQQDSLLGAVERGIVTLIGATTENPSFEVIRPLLSRCQLYILKSLGKEDLLKLLNRAITTDVILKELKIELKETDALLRFSGGDARKLLNILELVVESAKATAHSASSEIIITDDFVVSCLQQNPLAYDKDGEMHYDIISAFIKSIRGSDPDAALYWMARMIEGGEDPQFIARRLVISAAEDIGLANPNALLLANAAFDAVMKIGWPEARIALAECAVYLATSPKSNSAYLGIDRALSLVRETGNLSVPLPLRNAPTKLMKELGYHDGYKYPHDYPGHFTEQQYMPDELVNQRFWHGQHNPAEEKLYQRMVNYWGKRFED
- a CDS encoding Maf-like protein, encoding MFENLQKYHIVLASNSPRRRELLGGLGLPFEVKVLKDIDESYPPTLPVGEIAQYISNKKAEAYQAVMAPDDLIITADTVVIAGDEVMGKPHDACDARRMLHKLSNCSHQVTTGVCLMTNEKKRSFSVTTDVTFKQLSDDEINYYVEKYRPFDKAGAYGIQEWIGYIGVTGLSGSYFNVMGLPVQRIYTELESF
- a CDS encoding HAD family hydrolase — its product is MINYDLTKIKAIIFDIDGVLSAETITLAPDGLPQRTVNIKDGYAIQLAVKLGLHIAIMTGANVDAIRVRYEGLGVKDVMMGCAVKITTYDAFLKKYQLTDEEVMFMGDDIPDLEVLRRVGCPVCPHDACQEVREACIYVSDRKGGYGCGRDVVEQTLRAQGKWLMDEKAFGW
- a CDS encoding Rossmann-like and DUF2520 domain-containing protein; translated protein: MDIVFIGAGRLATNMAQALFQKGHRILTVYSRTMTSAQQLAEKVEAVATCDLQSLPQRADAFIFSVKDAVLGRLIADLQKGREEVAFFHTAGSVTMEVFGQHPCHGIIYPMQTFSKERLVDFSRVPIFIETNNDRSLLLAEALASSISQHIYQLSSEERRYLHLAAVFACNFANHCYALSAEILKKHGLPFSVMLPLINETAQKANTMDPVEAQTGPAVRYDVNVIEAQKELLADNPDMQEIYELMSKSIHLLAK
- a CDS encoding nitroreductase family protein, whose translation is MTEFKTLAQMRRSHRKFTSEEIDAEDVKLILRAALMSPTSKGQRAWEFVVVDDKLDLEKLSDAKAMGGQFLKDAPLAIVVLGDPMANDCWIEDGSIAAISMQYQAEELGLGSCWVQMRGRGLSDGTSADTVIRGILDIPENLSVLCVLAVGHKADERQPQNEDKLKWERVHLNKY
- a CDS encoding GNAT family N-acetyltransferase; translation: MNELNIRIYTSGDMLPDSLEEKNIFHSKTFFTLAESSRRQRPYMVTVERQDGTVVAQMLGIVRFRCSWFPPYLYRHCRILGEGVYHPDFADQSTTLFGMMLKKLTSMLGRRILYVEVSNLREKMFGYRQFREAGYFPVRWMSIHNSLHSRTPEERLSERMKKRIEQIYKRGVETDVVRTEADFKAFSKLLRRHHWLKPKRYIPEDSFFCNLINHEACRLYITRYHQHIIGCSVVFFSQQQAYLWFSAFRRKSFAFVHPDIITIWHALKDAHRMGYEHMFFLDVGLPFKKNRYRDFILRFGGKPTSTYRWFHVSTGWINRLLSILYKE